The following are encoded together in the Phenylobacterium sp. NIBR 498073 genome:
- a CDS encoding NAD(P)/FAD-dependent oxidoreductase: MTAVTDAPAKGRIDKQALLAKYVAERVKRLRADGNDQYQQLTGRFAHYAQDPYTPVAEREPKTDHVTFAFVGGGFAGLVTGARLVEQGVTDVRIVEKGGDFGGTWYWNRYPGAQCDTASMIYMPLLEETGHMPTEKYAHAPEILAQCQRIGKQYGLYDNALFHTEVTDIAWDEAASRWVISTNRGDVFTASFIGLGTGPLHVPKLPGIPGIEAFKGHAFHTSRWDYDYTGGDPSGALMEKLADKRVAIIGTGATSVQAVPHLARACKELYVVQRTPSSVDVRANAPIDPEWFASIATPGWQQRWLENFTANQAGGNAEVDLVMDGWTDLSRRIREKIAQLPPGERTPQKMLAAYEDSDFEKMEEIRARAAAIVQDGETSEKLKAWYRQLCKRPCFHDAYLQAFNVPGVRLIDTDGQGVEAVTENGFVVGGVEHEVDCIIYASGFEVGTDYKRRSGFEVTGRDGLTLSEAWGEGIKSKHGIHVRGFPNAFFVQPTQGANLISNIPHNLTDSGRTIALVIKHALDGGFREVEVSAAAQEAWVALMLTSMGRMTGAPDCTPGYYNNEGQDPGPAAKLNVGYPAGASAYFQYIDGWRKSGQFEGLEFR, translated from the coding sequence ATGACTGCCGTCACCGACGCGCCCGCCAAGGGGCGGATCGACAAGCAGGCGCTGCTGGCCAAGTACGTCGCCGAGCGCGTCAAGCGGCTGCGGGCCGACGGCAACGACCAGTACCAGCAGCTGACCGGCCGCTTCGCCCACTATGCGCAGGATCCCTATACTCCGGTGGCCGAGCGCGAGCCGAAGACCGACCATGTGACCTTCGCCTTCGTCGGCGGCGGCTTCGCCGGGCTGGTGACCGGGGCGCGGCTGGTCGAGCAGGGCGTCACCGACGTGCGCATCGTCGAGAAGGGCGGCGACTTCGGCGGCACCTGGTACTGGAACCGCTATCCGGGCGCGCAGTGCGACACCGCCTCGATGATCTATATGCCGCTGCTGGAAGAAACCGGTCACATGCCGACCGAGAAGTACGCCCACGCGCCGGAGATCCTGGCCCAGTGCCAGCGGATCGGGAAGCAGTACGGCCTCTATGACAACGCCCTCTTCCACACCGAGGTGACCGACATCGCCTGGGACGAGGCGGCCAGCCGCTGGGTGATCTCGACCAACCGCGGCGATGTCTTCACCGCCAGTTTCATCGGCCTGGGCACCGGGCCGCTGCACGTGCCCAAGCTGCCCGGCATTCCCGGCATCGAGGCCTTCAAGGGCCACGCCTTCCACACCAGCCGCTGGGATTATGACTATACCGGCGGCGACCCGAGCGGGGCGCTGATGGAGAAGCTGGCCGACAAGCGGGTGGCGATCATCGGCACCGGGGCGACCAGCGTGCAGGCCGTGCCGCACCTGGCCCGCGCCTGCAAAGAACTCTACGTCGTGCAGCGCACGCCGTCCTCGGTGGACGTGCGGGCCAACGCGCCGATCGATCCGGAGTGGTTCGCGAGCATCGCCACCCCCGGCTGGCAGCAACGCTGGCTGGAGAACTTCACCGCCAACCAGGCCGGCGGAAACGCCGAGGTCGACCTGGTGATGGACGGCTGGACCGACCTGTCGCGGCGCATCCGCGAGAAGATCGCCCAGCTGCCGCCGGGCGAGCGCACGCCGCAGAAGATGCTGGCCGCCTATGAGGACTCCGACTTCGAAAAGATGGAGGAGATCCGCGCGCGGGCCGCGGCGATCGTGCAGGACGGCGAGACCTCCGAGAAGCTGAAGGCCTGGTACCGGCAGCTGTGCAAGCGGCCGTGCTTCCACGACGCCTATCTGCAGGCGTTCAACGTTCCGGGCGTACGGCTGATCGACACCGACGGCCAGGGCGTCGAGGCGGTCACGGAGAACGGCTTCGTGGTCGGCGGGGTCGAGCACGAGGTCGACTGCATCATCTACGCCTCGGGCTTCGAGGTCGGCACCGACTACAAGCGCCGCTCGGGCTTCGAGGTGACGGGCCGCGACGGCCTGACCCTGTCGGAGGCCTGGGGCGAGGGGATCAAGTCCAAGCACGGCATCCACGTGCGCGGCTTCCCGAACGCCTTCTTCGTACAGCCGACCCAGGGCGCGAACCTGATCTCGAACATTCCGCACAACCTGACCGACTCCGGCCGCACGATCGCGCTCGTCATCAAGCACGCGCTGGACGGCGGCTTCCGCGAGGTCGAGGTCAGCGCGGCGGCGCAGGAGGCCTGGGTGGCGCTGATGCTGACCAGCATGGGCCGGATGACCGGGGCGCCGGACTGCACGCCCGGCTACTACAACAACGAAGGCCAGGACCCGGGCCCGGCGGCCAAGCTGAACGTCGGCTATCCGGCCGGGGCCAGCGCCTACTTCCAGTACATCGACGGCTGGCGGAAATCGGGCCAGTTCGAAGGTCTGGAATTCCGTTAA
- a CDS encoding Rrf2 family transcriptional regulator — protein MRTDSRLSRMLHALIHMDRLGGRATSEQLAAMLATNPVVVRRTMAGLRRDGLVASESGQGGGWALARRLDDITLLDIYRALGEPALFAIGQSRDHPECLVEQAVNGALEGTLSQARDLISARFAAVTLGDLSRDFDDRFAAGRGA, from the coding sequence ATGCGCACCGACAGCCGACTTTCGCGAATGCTGCACGCCCTGATCCACATGGACCGGCTGGGCGGGCGGGCGACCTCAGAGCAGCTGGCGGCGATGCTGGCGACCAATCCGGTGGTGGTGCGCCGCACCATGGCCGGCCTGCGCCGCGACGGGCTGGTGGCCTCGGAGTCCGGGCAGGGCGGCGGCTGGGCGCTGGCCCGGCGCCTCGACGACATCACCCTGCTGGACATCTACCGGGCCCTGGGCGAGCCGGCGCTGTTCGCCATCGGCCAGTCGCGGGACCACCCCGAATGCCTGGTCGAGCAGGCGGTCAACGGCGCGCTGGAGGGAACCCTCAGTCAGGCCCGCGACCTGATCTCCGCGCGGTTCGCGGCCGTCACCCTCGGGGATCTCTCCCGCGATTTCGACGACCGCTTCGCAGCCGGTAGAGGGGCGTGA
- a CDS encoding NAD(P)/FAD-dependent oxidoreductase → MYDAIVVGASFAGLSAAMQLARARRKLLVIDAGAPRNRFAEAAHGFLGQDGVAPATIMRTGLNQLSAYPSVEFADGLATRAWGEIDAFRVELDDGAPLAARRLILATGVRDALPDLPGLAERWGMSVLHCPYCHGYEMNRGPLGLLGGDPALALKAGLIAEWGPTTLFLQGGAAPETETAAKLAARGVAIEAAPIAQLIGEAPRLSAARLADGREIALAGLFVAPRTRPASPLAEQLGCAFEDGMSGPYVRVDDRQQTSIPGVYAAGDLAMQMHNGTLASAAGAMAGFGAHQSLVGL, encoded by the coding sequence ATGTACGACGCGATCGTGGTGGGGGCGAGCTTCGCGGGCCTGTCTGCGGCGATGCAGCTGGCGCGGGCGCGGCGCAAGCTGCTGGTGATCGACGCCGGGGCGCCGCGCAACCGCTTCGCCGAGGCGGCGCACGGGTTCCTCGGCCAGGACGGCGTGGCGCCGGCGACGATCATGCGCACGGGCCTCAACCAACTCAGCGCCTATCCCAGCGTCGAGTTCGCCGACGGGCTGGCGACCCGCGCCTGGGGCGAGATCGACGCCTTCCGGGTCGAACTGGACGACGGGGCCCCGCTGGCGGCGCGGCGGCTGATCCTGGCCACCGGGGTGCGCGACGCCCTGCCCGACCTGCCGGGCCTGGCCGAACGCTGGGGAATGAGCGTGCTGCACTGTCCCTACTGCCACGGCTACGAGATGAACCGCGGGCCGCTGGGCCTGCTCGGCGGAGACCCAGCCCTGGCGCTCAAGGCCGGGCTGATCGCCGAGTGGGGGCCGACCACCCTCTTCCTGCAGGGCGGCGCGGCGCCCGAAACCGAGACGGCGGCCAAGCTGGCCGCGCGTGGGGTCGCCATCGAGGCTGCGCCCATCGCGCAGCTGATCGGCGAAGCGCCGCGGCTGTCGGCGGCGCGGCTGGCCGACGGCCGCGAGATCGCGCTCGCCGGCCTGTTCGTCGCCCCGCGCACCCGCCCGGCCAGCCCGCTGGCCGAGCAGCTGGGCTGCGCCTTCGAGGACGGCATGAGCGGCCCCTATGTGCGGGTCGACGACAGGCAGCAGACCAGCATCCCGGGCGTCTATGCGGCCGGCGACCTAGCGATGCAGATGCACAACGGCACGCTGGCCTCGGCGGCGGGCGCAATGGCCGGGTTTGGCGCGCACCAGTCGCTGGTCGGACTCTAG
- a CDS encoding Crp/Fnr family transcriptional regulator yields the protein MTDDRGKALAVLLGSAWLAPHGRELAEALLAEGQLARLAAGRWAQAEGDEAAGVLVVIEGAVDLYCQAPGDREVRFSQSGPGAALGQSVAFGGGPRIVTAVCAQDSLLLRVSDAGLERIARTRPEVWRAVAALVYLQLRGAVRMAADAIALPPRQRLASRLLALARSRQGPPELRLSQQALAEMVGLSRKTVNGLLLEFAREGLIDLDYGGLAVLDLRRLERVAES from the coding sequence ATGACCGACGATCGCGGCAAGGCGCTGGCGGTGCTGCTGGGCTCGGCTTGGCTGGCGCCGCATGGCCGCGAGCTGGCTGAGGCGCTGCTGGCCGAGGGCCAGCTCGCCCGGCTCGCCGCTGGCCGCTGGGCCCAGGCCGAGGGCGACGAGGCGGCGGGCGTGCTGGTGGTGATCGAGGGCGCGGTCGACCTCTATTGCCAGGCGCCCGGCGACCGCGAGGTGCGCTTCAGCCAGTCCGGGCCCGGCGCAGCGCTGGGCCAGAGCGTGGCCTTCGGCGGCGGGCCTCGGATCGTCACCGCGGTCTGCGCCCAGGACAGCCTGCTGCTCCGGGTCTCCGACGCCGGGCTCGAGCGCATCGCCCGCACCCGGCCCGAGGTCTGGCGCGCGGTCGCCGCGCTCGTCTACCTGCAGCTGCGCGGCGCGGTGCGGATGGCGGCCGACGCCATCGCCCTGCCGCCGCGCCAGCGGCTGGCTTCGCGGCTGCTGGCCCTGGCCCGCAGCCGCCAGGGCCCGCCCGAGCTGCGGCTCAGCCAGCAGGCCCTGGCCGAGATGGTCGGGCTCAGCCGCAAGACCGTCAACGGCCTGCTGCTCGAGTTCGCCCGCGAGGGCTTGATCGACCTCGACTATGGCGGGCTCGCCGTGCTCGACCTGCGCCGGCTCGAGCGGGTGGCGGAAAGCTAG
- a CDS encoding TauD/TfdA family dioxygenase has product MTAIVRDTEGCGAEIANISLPEASAAEIDLIRQTVFRRGVAFLHGQHLSPEQHIAFAEQIGPIVVNRYFPPSEKYPQIAKVEKTEAQTTNIGGGWHTDHSYDAEPAMGSVLLAIETPPSGGDTMFADMYAAYEALSDGLKATLASLRAVHASEHIYGMDGVYGKTDQAHLAGKTDTPSATHPVVITHPGSGRKALYVNPAFTLGFEGWSREESRALLAYLYQHAVKPEFVHRFAWKPGSMAIWDNRATWHQAMNDYQGHHRLMHRITIAGGPLAA; this is encoded by the coding sequence ATGACCGCCATCGTCCGCGACACCGAAGGCTGCGGCGCCGAGATCGCCAACATCTCGCTGCCCGAGGCCAGCGCCGCCGAGATCGACCTGATCCGCCAGACCGTCTTTCGCCGCGGCGTCGCCTTCCTGCACGGCCAGCACCTGAGCCCCGAGCAGCACATCGCCTTCGCCGAGCAGATCGGGCCGATCGTGGTCAACCGCTACTTCCCGCCCTCGGAGAAGTACCCGCAGATCGCCAAGGTCGAGAAGACCGAGGCCCAGACCACCAATATCGGCGGCGGCTGGCACACCGACCACAGCTATGACGCCGAGCCGGCCATGGGCTCGGTGCTGCTGGCCATCGAGACCCCGCCGAGCGGCGGCGACACCATGTTCGCCGACATGTACGCCGCCTACGAGGCGCTGTCGGACGGGCTGAAGGCGACGCTGGCGTCCTTGCGGGCGGTGCATGCCTCCGAGCACATCTATGGAATGGACGGGGTATACGGAAAGACCGACCAGGCGCACCTGGCCGGCAAGACCGACACCCCCAGCGCGACGCACCCGGTGGTGATCACCCACCCGGGCAGCGGCAGGAAGGCGCTCTATGTGAACCCGGCCTTCACGCTCGGCTTCGAGGGCTGGAGCCGCGAGGAGAGCCGCGCCCTGCTGGCCTATCTCTACCAGCATGCGGTGAAGCCGGAGTTCGTCCACCGCTTCGCCTGGAAGCCCGGCTCGATGGCGATCTGGGACAACCGCGCCACCTGGCACCAGGCGATGAACGACTATCAGGGCCACCACCGGCTGATGCACCGCATCACCATCGCCGGCGGCCCGCTGGCGGCTTAG
- a CDS encoding MASE1 domain-containing protein, with the protein MPVRQAGFFLLALAGVYGLAWFCIEIPERSGLVAPIWLANGFLLALSLRAPPSGWPMLMLAGFAGNLLAYPGFLDALDSAVHFAASDVAEVLIALLLIRALIGAAPDFSSRRDLILFIVVCGLIAPGAGTLVASGHLTGEPFDRPAGQMIRWMVSNAMGLLVATPLLLALADMREDLLERRPEPGALLCLGGLGVVLVVALSSSAVAALFLIAPVLMWVVFRLERVGAALGGAMVGLSTIGATLWGRGPIAAQGAGADAMLLLHGFLTSLMLTSLVVGAVLRDRRVLREQLAIASIAAVAAQERALMEESKARQAAEVAAEMKATFLAEMTHELRTPVTSMIGFARIAQDEAPASLASKIEKIVGAGEGLLQTVNDLLDFSKLEAGRLVIRPQPTGLRALGRKALELLEPQADAKGLKLVHEDGPDWTLMVDGPRLNQILVNYLSNAVKFSPTGEVRLRTPYDADRGILRLEVTDNGPGVAPEQASLVFDRYAQTEAGAAAPGTGLGLSICRQLAEAMNGSVGVDSAPGGGSTFWLEIPAQSTRPLAAEPSPPQRAIGQQFEGRVLVADDNPGNRHIARHFLEAIGFDVVEATNGAEAVEQARAATFDIVLMDLNMPVLGGRQAAAILRESDGPNRSVPIIAFSAGSAEDGEGLDERLFNGFVQKPLQPRELIEALAASASRANSRESDFIVQPAAVS; encoded by the coding sequence ATGCCTGTTCGCCAAGCGGGGTTTTTCCTGCTGGCGCTTGCAGGCGTGTACGGCCTGGCTTGGTTCTGCATAGAGATCCCGGAGCGTTCGGGGCTGGTCGCGCCAATCTGGCTTGCGAACGGGTTCCTGCTGGCTCTGTCGCTGAGGGCTCCTCCCAGCGGCTGGCCTATGTTGATGCTCGCAGGGTTCGCCGGCAATCTGCTTGCCTATCCTGGCTTCCTGGACGCGCTTGACTCAGCCGTGCACTTCGCCGCCAGCGATGTCGCCGAAGTCCTCATCGCGCTCCTCCTGATCCGCGCATTAATCGGCGCCGCTCCCGACTTCTCCAGTCGACGGGACCTGATCCTGTTCATTGTGGTTTGCGGTCTCATCGCGCCAGGCGCCGGCACGCTCGTGGCCAGCGGACACCTGACTGGCGAGCCGTTCGATCGGCCGGCCGGTCAAATGATCCGCTGGATGGTCTCCAATGCGATGGGGCTTCTGGTCGCAACGCCGCTTCTGCTGGCCTTGGCGGATATGCGCGAGGATCTGCTCGAACGGCGCCCTGAGCCTGGCGCGCTGCTTTGTCTCGGGGGGCTGGGCGTCGTGCTCGTCGTCGCCCTGAGCAGCTCTGCTGTGGCGGCGTTGTTTCTCATCGCGCCAGTATTGATGTGGGTCGTCTTCAGACTTGAGCGCGTGGGCGCCGCCCTGGGCGGCGCCATGGTGGGACTGTCGACGATCGGCGCAACCCTATGGGGGCGAGGTCCAATCGCGGCCCAGGGCGCAGGGGCCGACGCGATGCTTCTGCTGCACGGCTTTCTGACATCGCTAATGCTGACAAGTCTCGTCGTCGGCGCCGTCCTGCGGGACAGGCGCGTGCTTCGAGAGCAACTAGCGATCGCCAGCATCGCCGCCGTTGCGGCGCAGGAACGGGCGTTGATGGAGGAGAGCAAGGCTCGCCAGGCGGCGGAAGTCGCTGCGGAGATGAAAGCGACTTTTCTGGCGGAAATGACCCACGAGCTGCGGACGCCGGTGACCAGCATGATCGGCTTCGCCCGCATCGCGCAGGATGAAGCTCCAGCATCGCTGGCCTCTAAGATTGAAAAGATCGTCGGTGCGGGCGAGGGCCTTCTGCAGACCGTGAACGACCTGCTCGACTTCTCCAAGCTCGAGGCGGGCCGATTGGTGATCAGGCCTCAGCCGACCGGGCTGCGCGCGTTGGGCCGAAAGGCGCTCGAATTGCTGGAGCCCCAGGCCGACGCCAAGGGCCTGAAGTTGGTGCATGAGGACGGTCCTGACTGGACCCTGATGGTCGACGGGCCTCGGCTCAACCAGATCCTTGTGAACTACCTTAGCAATGCGGTGAAGTTCAGTCCCACGGGCGAGGTTCGCCTGCGAACCCCGTATGATGCTGATCGGGGCATTCTACGGCTTGAGGTGACCGACAACGGGCCAGGCGTTGCTCCGGAGCAGGCCTCGTTGGTCTTCGACCGATATGCACAGACGGAGGCTGGCGCAGCAGCGCCTGGAACCGGGCTCGGATTGTCGATCTGCCGCCAGCTCGCAGAAGCTATGAACGGGTCCGTGGGGGTCGACAGCGCGCCCGGCGGCGGCAGCACCTTCTGGCTGGAAATCCCTGCGCAGTCGACGCGCCCATTGGCGGCTGAGCCTTCGCCTCCACAGCGCGCCATCGGCCAGCAATTTGAAGGAAGAGTCCTGGTCGCCGACGACAACCCAGGAAATCGTCATATCGCCAGGCACTTCCTGGAGGCGATCGGCTTTGACGTCGTGGAGGCGACGAACGGAGCCGAAGCGGTAGAACAGGCCCGGGCAGCGACCTTTGACATCGTCCTCATGGACTTGAACATGCCTGTGCTGGGCGGACGCCAAGCCGCTGCAATCCTTCGGGAGAGCGACGGGCCGAACAGGAGCGTCCCGATCATCGCCTTTTCGGCCGGATCGGCGGAAGACGGAGAGGGCCTCGATGAGCGTCTCTTCAACGGATTTGTCCAAAAGCCGCTGCAGCCACGCGAACTGATCGAAGCGCTCGCAGCGAGCGCGTCGCGTGCAAACAGCCGCGAGTCAGATTTCATCGTCCAGCCCGCGGCGGTATCCTGA
- a CDS encoding TetR/AcrR family transcriptional regulator — translation MSPRDEQRERVIGALTGHLLRTGLSQSSLRQLAAAAEVSDRMLLYYFVDKAEVLAQVMARLAASMSERLDAAIPEDARLSAAALTARAARIVIEPDFMPYMRLWLEVVAAAGRGEPPFTLISAEVMQGFLQWIEQRLRPLDGHSASGQAAGILALVDGLVLVEIGAGHEAALRAVEVLEALARD, via the coding sequence ATGTCGCCCAGAGACGAGCAACGCGAACGCGTGATCGGAGCTCTGACCGGCCATCTGCTGCGGACCGGGTTGTCGCAGTCCAGCCTGCGGCAACTGGCTGCTGCGGCAGAGGTCAGCGACCGCATGCTGCTCTACTACTTCGTCGACAAGGCCGAGGTGCTCGCACAGGTCATGGCGCGCCTGGCGGCCTCCATGTCGGAGCGGCTGGACGCGGCGATCCCCGAAGACGCCCGGCTCTCGGCGGCCGCTTTGACTGCACGCGCCGCCCGGATCGTCATCGAACCGGACTTCATGCCCTACATGCGCTTGTGGCTTGAGGTAGTGGCCGCCGCGGGAAGAGGCGAGCCGCCCTTTACCCTAATCTCTGCGGAGGTGATGCAGGGCTTCCTGCAATGGATCGAGCAACGGTTGCGTCCTCTCGACGGACACTCCGCGTCTGGTCAGGCGGCGGGGATCCTGGCGCTCGTGGACGGCTTGGTGCTGGTGGAAATCGGCGCCGGCCACGAGGCTGCCCTCCGCGCCGTGGAGGTCCTCGAGGCGTTAGCGAGGGACTGA
- a CDS encoding limonene-1,2-epoxide hydrolase family protein produces the protein MTAETPSSLEIVRGFMKDMQGLDYARAVQRVAAGLEYVNPPPIGAAHGPDGMRAVLEPFFAPTLENEFVILRDAMAGETVFLERLDRHRLADRWVELPVTGVFRVERGLITYWRDYFDAATILSQWPS, from the coding sequence ATGACTGCTGAGACCCCTTCGTCGCTCGAGATCGTCCGGGGATTCATGAAGGACATGCAAGGGCTCGACTACGCCCGTGCCGTTCAAAGGGTGGCGGCCGGCCTCGAGTATGTGAACCCCCCGCCAATCGGCGCAGCCCATGGGCCCGACGGCATGCGAGCGGTTCTTGAGCCTTTCTTCGCCCCGACGCTCGAGAACGAGTTCGTGATCCTGCGAGACGCCATGGCCGGCGAGACCGTGTTCCTGGAAAGGCTCGATCGGCACCGGCTGGCCGATCGCTGGGTCGAGTTGCCGGTGACCGGAGTGTTTCGGGTCGAGCGAGGACTAATCACCTACTGGCGGGACTATTTCGACGCGGCGACGATCCTCAGCCAGTGGCCGAGCTAA
- a CDS encoding type II secretion system F family protein, protein MVETLTNPTNLLTIFVAVVCFATIVTIATPMMNRRGLEARLKSVSTRREELRRKSREALAGSRGQSSLRHVDEGLYKKVVERLQLSRLLEDPKVVEKLAQAGFRGPRPVSTFYFFRFILPFVFFIVVGGYLFLVNDFDLPPMTRFFFAVAAMTGGYYAPNVFITNVSQKRRDSIVGAWPDALDLLLICVESGMSIEAAIQKVAQEIGGASIELAEELTLLTAEISYLPERRLAYEGLARRTNHPGIKSVTTAMIQAERYGTPLGAALRVMAKENREMRISAAEKKAAQLPAKLTIPMIVFFLPVLFIVILGPAALKVSDLMRAGGG, encoded by the coding sequence ATGGTCGAGACGCTCACCAACCCGACCAACCTGCTGACCATCTTCGTGGCGGTGGTCTGCTTTGCGACCATCGTCACCATCGCCACGCCGATGATGAACCGCCGCGGTCTCGAGGCGCGGCTGAAGTCGGTGTCGACCCGCCGCGAGGAGCTGCGCCGCAAGTCGCGCGAGGCCCTGGCCGGATCCCGCGGCCAGAGCAGCCTGCGCCACGTCGACGAGGGCCTCTACAAGAAGGTCGTCGAACGCCTCCAGCTCTCGCGCCTGCTGGAGGATCCGAAGGTGGTCGAAAAGCTGGCCCAGGCCGGCTTCCGCGGCCCGCGGCCGGTCTCCACCTTCTACTTCTTCCGGTTCATCCTGCCGTTCGTGTTCTTCATCGTGGTCGGCGGCTACCTATTCCTGGTCAACGATTTCGACCTGCCGCCGATGACCCGGTTCTTCTTCGCTGTGGCGGCGATGACCGGCGGCTACTACGCGCCGAACGTGTTCATCACCAATGTCTCGCAGAAGCGCCGCGACTCCATCGTCGGCGCCTGGCCCGACGCCCTCGACCTGCTGCTGATCTGCGTCGAGAGCGGCATGTCGATCGAGGCCGCGATCCAGAAGGTCGCCCAGGAGATCGGCGGCGCCTCGATCGAGCTGGCCGAGGAGCTGACCCTGCTGACCGCCGAGATCTCGTACCTGCCCGAGCGGCGGCTGGCCTATGAGGGGCTGGCCCGGCGGACCAACCATCCGGGCATCAAGTCGGTGACCACCGCCATGATCCAGGCCGAGCGCTACGGCACCCCGCTGGGCGCGGCCCTGCGGGTCATGGCCAAGGAGAACCGCGAGATGCGCATCTCCGCGGCCGAGAAGAAGGCCGCCCAGCTGCCCGCCAAGCTGACGATCCCGATGATCGTCTTCTTCCTGCCGGTGCTGTTCATCGTCATCCTCGGCCCCGCCGCGCTCAAGGTCAGCGACCTGATGCGGGCTGGCGGCGGCTGA
- a CDS encoding type II secretion system F family protein — MLTLLIAVLGFVAIAGVGLALAGGSTADAKTLKRAQALVGGEELREANRRRPAVSAQEQRRRQIIKTLKDQDREQKKALLSISSKLRQAGIGMKVSTFWLISAGLALVVLLVVWAVTKMPLAAVGLAFAAGLGLPRWVVGAIAKSRIKKFTEAFPDAMDIVVRGIKSGLPVHDSLRVIAKEAPEPLAGQFHRLVEGIGMGMTIDQALDKMHAEMPTPEVRFFAIVLAIQAKTGGNLAEALGNLSTVIRSRKLMREKVKALSAEAVASAAIIGCLPPAVAILIFITAPDYMGPLFTDPRGRVMLMIGAFWMTLGVLSMRKMINFRL, encoded by the coding sequence TTGCTGACGCTGCTGATCGCCGTGCTCGGGTTCGTCGCCATCGCCGGCGTCGGCCTGGCCCTGGCCGGCGGCTCGACCGCCGACGCCAAGACGCTGAAGCGAGCCCAGGCCCTGGTCGGCGGCGAGGAGCTGCGCGAGGCCAATCGCCGCCGCCCCGCGGTCAGCGCCCAGGAACAGCGCCGTCGGCAGATCATCAAGACCCTCAAGGATCAGGACCGCGAGCAGAAGAAGGCCCTGCTCAGCATCTCCTCGAAGCTGCGTCAGGCCGGCATCGGCATGAAGGTCAGCACGTTCTGGCTGATCAGCGCGGGCCTCGCCCTCGTGGTCCTGCTGGTCGTCTGGGCGGTCACCAAGATGCCGCTGGCGGCTGTCGGCCTTGCCTTCGCCGCGGGTCTGGGCCTGCCGCGCTGGGTGGTGGGCGCGATCGCCAAGTCGCGGATCAAGAAGTTCACCGAGGCCTTTCCCGACGCCATGGACATCGTCGTGCGCGGCATCAAGTCGGGCCTGCCCGTGCACGACAGCCTGCGGGTCATCGCCAAGGAGGCGCCCGAACCGTTGGCCGGTCAGTTCCACCGTCTGGTCGAGGGCATCGGCATGGGCATGACCATCGACCAGGCGCTCGACAAGATGCACGCCGAGATGCCGACCCCCGAGGTGCGGTTCTTCGCCATCGTGCTGGCGATCCAGGCCAAGACCGGCGGCAACCTGGCCGAGGCGCTCGGCAACCTCTCCACCGTCATCCGCTCGCGCAAGCTGATGCGCGAGAAGGTCAAGGCGCTGTCGGCCGAGGCGGTGGCCTCGGCGGCGATCATCGGCTGCCTGCCGCCGGCGGTGGCGATCCTCATCTTCATCACCGCGCCCGACTATATGGGCCCGCTGTTCACCGATCCGCGCGGCCGCGTGATGCTGATGATCGGGGCCTTCTGGATGACGCTCGGCGTGCTCTCGATGCGCAAGATGATCAACTTCAGGCTCTGA